A segment of the Mediterraneibacter butyricigenes genome:
CTGGATAATGCTGGCTACGGTTTTCAACTGGGTAGGAATGTACAGGAAACCGTAGACGATCCAGGCGTAAGAATAGAGCCGGTAGGTCCGGGTATCAAAGCGCTTTTGGAGATAGACAGGAACGGAATCGCCGGGCATATTGTTGCGGATCGTTTTAGCAAAGATGGCAAGAGCAATAAAATAGAAGGATCCGGCAATGGAGTACCAGGCTCCGGCTACACCTAGATTATAGCCGTTTTGTGCAGCGCCGACTACTGCCATTCCGCCGATCTGCCAAGCGGCAAATACGCAGCCAAGCGTAACAGCTCCCATGGTCTTGTCTCCGCCGGACCATTGATTGGCACTTTTGATCTTGGTTCCAGAGTACACT
Coding sequences within it:
- a CDS encoding sodium:solute symporter family transporter; this encodes MLIATWIITFVIIVAIGVYSGTKIKSANQWSGGDKTMGAVTLGCVFAAWQIGGMAVVGAAQNGYNLGVAGAWYSIAGSFYFIALAIFAKTIRNNMPGDSVPVYLQKRFDTRTYRLYSYAWIVYGFLYIPTQLKTVASIIQIAIPNLNVTLAMLIGLTIAVIYTSFSGMRGMSSVGRVVCIGIYALLIFFVLTTLPKFGGFSAMILNCPQSILLWVICLRSASSPGFWAAA